The Hymenobacter oligotrophus genome has a window encoding:
- a CDS encoding porin family protein, with product MKHFFSLLTICTLLALTASAQGIRFGVKAGANYSNLAGDVVDEDRYENKFGVHGGLMLNVGLIDDGFLSLQPEVLFSQKGFKYADREVAIGNDRFRYTGKLTYNYLDVPVLLKINAGGLFFEAGPQFGYLLSATDDVEVTRNGQTQTSSQNYSNLDNVKRTEVGYAAGLGFQAKSGPMIGLRYNGALTDFADDGYQGDEFRNARNSVFLLSVGFLFGGD from the coding sequence ATGAAACACTTTTTCTCGCTGCTGACTATCTGCACCTTGCTCGCGCTAACAGCCTCGGCGCAAGGCATCCGCTTTGGGGTGAAGGCCGGCGCCAACTACTCCAACCTGGCCGGCGACGTGGTAGACGAGGACCGCTACGAAAACAAGTTTGGCGTGCACGGCGGGCTCATGCTGAACGTGGGCCTGATCGACGACGGATTTTTGTCGCTGCAACCCGAGGTGCTGTTCTCGCAGAAAGGATTTAAGTACGCCGACCGCGAGGTGGCCATCGGCAACGACCGGTTTCGCTACACCGGCAAGCTTACGTACAACTACCTCGATGTGCCGGTGCTGCTGAAGATCAACGCGGGCGGTTTGTTTTTTGAGGCTGGCCCGCAGTTCGGCTACCTGCTCAGCGCCACCGACGACGTTGAGGTAACGCGCAACGGCCAAACGCAAACCTCGTCGCAGAACTACTCCAACCTCGACAACGTGAAGCGCACCGAGGTGGGCTACGCTGCCGGGCTTGGTTTTCAGGCCAAAAGCGGCCCCATGATTGGCCTGCGCTACAACGGTGCGCTTACCGATTTTGCCGACGACGGCTACCAGGGCGACGAGTTCCGGAACGCACGCAACTCGGTGTTCCTGTTGTCGGTGGGCTTCTTGTTCGGCGGCGATTGA
- the lpcA gene encoding D-sedoheptulose 7-phosphate isomerase, giving the protein MADTLTDLIRAELTEARTVLERFLAEPSNLARIEQAAQLMASSLQQGGKLLSCGNGGSLCDAQHFAEELSGRYRHDRPALAAIALTEASHMSCVANDYGYEYVFSRYVQALGRGGDVLLAISTSGHSPNVLRAAEAAKAAGMQVVALTGKDGGPLASLADVEIRAPHAGYADRIQEIHIKVIHILIMLIEQLVAAKQPDAS; this is encoded by the coding sequence GTGGCAGATACCCTCACCGACCTTATCCGGGCTGAACTAACGGAAGCCCGCACCGTGCTCGAGCGTTTTTTGGCCGAGCCCAGTAACCTAGCCCGCATCGAGCAAGCCGCTCAGCTAATGGCCAGCAGCCTGCAGCAAGGCGGCAAGCTGCTGAGCTGCGGCAACGGCGGCTCGCTGTGCGATGCGCAACACTTTGCCGAAGAGCTGAGCGGCCGCTACCGGCACGACCGCCCCGCCCTGGCCGCCATTGCGCTTACCGAGGCCTCGCACATGAGTTGCGTGGCCAACGACTACGGCTACGAGTACGTGTTCAGCCGCTACGTGCAGGCCCTAGGTCGCGGGGGCGATGTGCTGCTGGCCATTAGCACCAGCGGCCACTCGCCCAACGTGCTGCGCGCCGCCGAGGCCGCCAAGGCTGCTGGTATGCAGGTGGTGGCCCTTACGGGCAAAGACGGCGGCCCGCTTGCCAGCCTAGCCGATGTAGAAATTCGGGCGCCGCACGCCGGCTACGCCGACCGCATTCAGGAGATACACATCAAGGTGATTCACATCCTGATTATGCTGATTGAGCAACTCGTAGCAGCCAAGCAGCCAGATGCTTCGTAA
- a CDS encoding porin family protein, which produces MKKFFALALALAGTTAAFAQGQTGLGIGVKVGGTYSNVSGDNVQQLTGPGYSSDLGDSKLGYNAGLSFNLPVSSDGFFSIAPEILYNRKGYEIQSEQTTGLPSGVSKMEMEQQRVLHYIDVPVLARINAGGLFFEAGPQVSYLFGSKAKTQMTTKYSNGTKDKVEDNSGFRDYTGISRDEAYKSDLSQFDISGVAGVGYMIPDAGVSLTLRYARGFNSLIDSKDADNEPKAFNNAFTLQLGYLLPVGR; this is translated from the coding sequence ATGAAAAAGTTTTTTGCACTCGCACTCGCATTAGCAGGTACTACCGCCGCTTTCGCCCAAGGCCAAACCGGTTTAGGCATCGGCGTGAAAGTAGGTGGCACGTACTCTAACGTTTCGGGCGACAACGTACAGCAGCTTACCGGCCCCGGCTACAGCTCCGACCTCGGCGACTCGAAATTGGGCTACAACGCTGGTTTGTCGTTTAACCTGCCCGTGAGCAGCGACGGGTTCTTCTCCATCGCCCCGGAAATCCTGTACAACCGCAAGGGGTACGAAATTCAGTCGGAGCAAACGACGGGCCTGCCCAGCGGCGTTTCGAAGATGGAAATGGAGCAGCAGCGCGTGCTGCACTACATCGACGTGCCGGTGCTGGCGCGCATCAACGCCGGCGGTTTGTTTTTCGAAGCAGGCCCGCAAGTAAGCTACTTGTTCGGCTCGAAGGCCAAAACCCAAATGACCACCAAGTACAGCAACGGCACCAAGGATAAGGTAGAAGACAACAGCGGTTTCCGCGATTACACCGGCATCTCGCGCGACGAGGCGTACAAGTCTGATTTGTCGCAGTTCGACATCAGCGGTGTGGCCGGCGTGGGCTACATGATTCCGGATGCCGGCGTTAGCCTAACCCTGCGCTACGCCCGTGGCTTCAACTCGCTTATCGACAGCAAAGACGCCGACAACGAGCCGAAAGCTTTTAACAATGCCTTTACGTTGCAGTTGGGCTATTTGCTGCCCGTAGGCCGCTAG
- a CDS encoding YifB family Mg chelatase-like AAA ATPase — MITKTYGSAVQGVNAYTITIEVAVSQGTNFFVVGLPDNAIKESQQRIEAAMRVRGYHMPRTKVVVNMAPADIRKEGSAYDLPIALGILHASQQISTDTLGQYIIMGELALDGELRPVKGVLPIAIQARKEGFKAFVLPKQNAAEAAIVNNLDVIPVETMQQAIDFFEGRQHIEPVKIDTRDVFQHSANQYAADFADVQGQENIKRAMEIAAAGGHNVIMIGPPGAGKTMLAKRLPSILPPLSMHEALETTKIHSVAGKLGANSSLLNTRPFRSPHHTISDVALVGGGGNPQPGEISLAHNGVLFLDELPEFKRTVLEVMRQPLEERRVTISRAKVSIDYPANFMLIASMNPCPCGYYNHPDKECVCGPGVVQRYLNKVSGPLLDRIDLHVEVTPVTFDQMTETRRAESSASIQERVDKARKVQAERFKDFPDIHSNAMMPSQMVKDICQINPAGRTLLKTAMERLGLSARAYDRILKVSRTIADLAGSDEIRIEHLAEAIQYRSLDREGWAG, encoded by the coding sequence ATGATTACCAAAACTTACGGTTCGGCCGTTCAGGGTGTCAACGCTTACACCATTACCATTGAGGTTGCTGTATCGCAAGGCACCAACTTTTTTGTGGTTGGCCTGCCCGACAATGCCATTAAGGAAAGCCAGCAGCGCATAGAAGCCGCCATGCGCGTGCGGGGCTACCACATGCCACGTACCAAAGTGGTGGTGAACATGGCGCCGGCCGATATCCGCAAAGAAGGCTCGGCCTACGACCTGCCCATTGCCCTAGGTATCCTGCACGCCTCGCAGCAAATCAGCACCGATACGCTGGGCCAGTACATCATCATGGGCGAGCTGGCCCTGGATGGGGAGCTGCGCCCCGTGAAAGGCGTGCTGCCCATTGCCATTCAGGCCCGCAAAGAGGGCTTCAAGGCCTTTGTGCTGCCCAAGCAAAACGCCGCCGAAGCCGCCATTGTCAACAATCTCGATGTGATACCCGTCGAGACGATGCAGCAGGCTATCGATTTTTTTGAGGGCCGCCAGCACATCGAGCCGGTTAAGATTGACACGCGCGACGTGTTTCAGCACTCGGCCAACCAATACGCCGCCGACTTTGCCGACGTGCAAGGCCAGGAAAACATCAAGCGGGCTATGGAAATTGCGGCGGCTGGCGGGCATAATGTGATTATGATTGGCCCACCCGGCGCGGGCAAAACCATGCTGGCCAAGCGCCTGCCCAGCATTTTGCCGCCGCTGAGCATGCACGAGGCCCTGGAAACCACCAAGATTCATTCAGTTGCGGGCAAGCTGGGGGCTAATTCATCGTTGCTGAACACGCGGCCGTTCCGCTCGCCGCACCACACCATTTCCGATGTGGCCTTGGTGGGCGGTGGCGGCAACCCGCAGCCCGGCGAAATCTCGTTGGCGCACAACGGCGTGCTGTTCCTCGACGAGCTGCCCGAGTTTAAGCGTACCGTGCTTGAGGTAATGCGCCAGCCGCTGGAGGAACGCCGCGTTACGATTTCGCGCGCCAAAGTGAGCATCGACTACCCGGCCAATTTTATGCTAATTGCCAGCATGAACCCCTGCCCCTGTGGCTACTACAACCACCCCGACAAGGAGTGCGTGTGCGGCCCCGGCGTGGTACAGCGCTACCTGAACAAGGTGTCGGGCCCGCTGCTCGACCGCATCGACCTGCACGTGGAGGTGACGCCCGTTACCTTCGACCAAATGACCGAAACGCGCCGGGCCGAGAGCAGTGCCAGCATTCAGGAACGCGTGGATAAAGCCCGAAAGGTTCAGGCCGAACGCTTCAAAGATTTTCCCGACATCCACTCCAACGCCATGATGCCCTCGCAAATGGTGAAGGACATTTGCCAGATAAACCCGGCCGGGCGCACCTTGCTGAAAACCGCCATGGAGCGCCTAGGTCTGTCGGCCCGCGCTTACGACCGCATCCTGAAAGTATCGCGCACCATCGCCGACTTGGCCGGCTCCGACGAAATCCGCATTGAACACCTAGCCGAAGCCATCCAGTACCGTTCGCTCGACCGCGAAGGTTGGGCTGGCTGA
- a CDS encoding porin family protein: MKKAVFAFSALAIAALAAPAAHAQGVRLGLRAGANYSNLAGEVQNESIYNNKIGFMGGVILNADLTGDGFFSVQPEVLYSQKGFENKPTTYKSTLLGAGFEEKREGKVNYNYLDVPVLARLNADGFVFEVGPQFSYLLSSSNESKLSRRSLPNGTFQEVRETEDQNDVSGLKRSELGYVAGVGYQTDSGLGFGLRYTGALSDFVKPDNGTYFQGDLKNARHSAFQLSLHYLFAGK; this comes from the coding sequence ATGAAAAAAGCTGTTTTTGCTTTCTCCGCTCTTGCCATTGCTGCTTTGGCCGCGCCGGCCGCCCACGCCCAGGGCGTGCGCCTAGGTCTTCGGGCCGGTGCCAATTACTCCAACCTCGCGGGCGAGGTGCAGAACGAGAGCATCTACAATAACAAAATCGGGTTTATGGGCGGCGTAATCCTGAACGCCGACCTTACCGGCGACGGATTCTTCTCGGTGCAACCCGAAGTGTTGTACTCGCAGAAAGGCTTCGAAAACAAGCCCACCACGTACAAGAGCACCTTGCTGGGCGCTGGCTTTGAAGAAAAGCGCGAGGGCAAGGTAAACTACAACTACCTCGATGTACCGGTGCTGGCACGCCTCAACGCCGACGGCTTTGTGTTTGAGGTTGGCCCGCAGTTTTCGTACCTGCTCAGCTCGAGCAACGAAAGCAAGCTTTCGCGCCGCTCGCTGCCCAATGGCACCTTCCAGGAAGTGCGCGAAACCGAAGACCAGAACGACGTAAGCGGCCTAAAGCGCAGCGAGTTGGGCTACGTGGCCGGCGTGGGCTACCAAACCGACAGCGGCTTGGGCTTTGGCTTGCGCTATACCGGCGCCCTGAGCGACTTTGTGAAGCCCGATAACGGTACCTATTTCCAAGGCGACCTGAAAAACGCCCGCCACTCGGCATTCCAGCTGTCGTTGCACTACCTGTTTGCGGGCAAATAA
- a CDS encoding 30S ribosomal protein THX, with translation MGKGDKKSRRGKLTKGSFGKKRPHKAKKRTVLAATKTEAK, from the coding sequence ATGGGCAAAGGAGACAAGAAATCGCGCCGAGGCAAACTCACCAAAGGCTCGTTCGGCAAGAAACGACCGCACAAAGCCAAGAAAAGAACGGTGCTGGCAGCTACCAAAACCGAAGCCAAGTAA
- a CDS encoding acyloxyacyl hydrolase yields MPLAFRHLVVWLLLWPGWCGLAQAQAPRAAEPLVVGLYAQGGFIIAHSPRVKHLVTAHPTGLELNLQRQLTGTQPWHAWYRYPKVGAALVYYNYHNPQMGRSYAGTVYLSKTMWRTQRQELSLRMGTGIGYFPQAFDRETNHKNLFVSSRLNATLQARADYDVALTPKLGLLVGVALNHYSNGATAKPNLGVNIPTLVLGLNYHQQRQFTPLPADPAHEPTDLGRHFLNVSTSVGFKQRNESDRRRYWVNSVTVAGGRRLNRKSNLLVGLEGFYDRSLLAEQRDTARNTDNLPDVKKAGVLVGHELLLGRLAFGTHLGFYFYNPYKSNNFYYERLSLKYHVSTRLFGALDLKVHRGAADVIEWRVGVRL; encoded by the coding sequence ATGCCCCTTGCTTTTCGGCACCTTGTTGTTTGGTTGTTGCTGTGGCCGGGGTGGTGCGGCCTGGCGCAGGCACAGGCACCTAGGGCCGCGGAGCCGCTGGTGGTGGGCCTCTACGCACAAGGTGGTTTTATCATAGCGCACTCGCCCCGGGTTAAGCACCTCGTAACGGCACACCCCACCGGCCTCGAGCTAAACCTGCAACGCCAGCTAACCGGCACCCAGCCCTGGCACGCTTGGTACCGCTACCCCAAAGTGGGCGCGGCGCTGGTGTACTACAATTACCACAACCCCCAGATGGGCCGCTCGTACGCCGGCACGGTGTACCTGAGCAAAACCATGTGGCGCACCCAGCGCCAGGAGCTAAGCTTGCGCATGGGCACCGGCATCGGGTACTTTCCGCAGGCATTCGACCGCGAAACCAACCACAAAAACCTGTTCGTCAGCTCGCGGCTGAACGCCACGCTGCAAGCCCGCGCCGACTACGACGTAGCCTTAACGCCCAAATTGGGCCTGTTAGTGGGCGTGGCCCTCAACCACTACTCCAACGGCGCCACCGCCAAGCCCAACCTGGGCGTAAACATCCCCACGCTGGTGCTGGGCCTCAACTACCACCAGCAGCGCCAGTTTACCCCGTTGCCTGCCGATCCTGCCCACGAGCCCACCGACCTAGGGCGCCATTTCCTGAACGTGAGCACCAGCGTGGGCTTTAAGCAGCGCAACGAATCGGACCGGCGCCGCTACTGGGTGAACTCGGTAACCGTGGCCGGCGGCCGCCGCCTCAACCGCAAAAGCAACCTGCTGGTGGGCCTCGAGGGCTTTTACGACCGCTCCCTGCTGGCCGAGCAGCGCGACACCGCCCGCAACACCGACAACCTGCCCGACGTGAAAAAAGCCGGCGTGTTGGTGGGCCACGAGCTGCTGCTTGGCCGCCTGGCCTTCGGCACCCACCTAGGGTTTTACTTCTACAACCCTTACAAAAGCAACAACTTCTACTACGAGCGGCTTAGCCTGAAATACCACGTCAGCACCCGCCTTTTCGGCGCCCTCGATCTGAAGGTGCACCGCGGCGCCGCCGATGTGATTGAGTGGCGCGTGGGCGTGCGGCTGTAG
- a CDS encoding quinone-dependent dihydroorotate dehydrogenase: MLYQNFLRPLLFRLSPEQAHHFTFEALGAAGKLPFAHAVMRNQFGYEHPNLEREVFGLKFKNPIGLAAGFDKNAVLVDELAALGFGHVEVGTVTPRPQPGNPTPRLFRLPIDQALINRMGFNNAGAAAAAERLRKRSASIIIGGNIGKNKDTANEDAAADYVACVQALHDTVDYFVVNVSSPNTPGLRQLQEREPLLALLREVQRANHAQRTARPLLLKIAPDLSNEQLDDIVGIVQEAGLSGVVATNTTVARGGLRTPASEVEHMGAGGLSGAPLRARSTEVIRYLHERTGGALPIIGVGGIFSVADAQEKLAAGAALVQLYTGFIYEGPAVVQRMCRELARTALVEQG; the protein is encoded by the coding sequence ATGCTTTACCAGAACTTCCTGCGCCCCCTGCTGTTCCGCCTCAGCCCCGAGCAGGCGCACCATTTCACGTTCGAGGCCCTAGGTGCGGCGGGCAAGCTGCCCTTTGCGCACGCGGTGATGCGCAACCAATTTGGTTACGAGCACCCCAACCTGGAGCGCGAGGTGTTCGGGCTGAAGTTCAAGAACCCCATTGGGCTGGCTGCGGGCTTCGATAAGAACGCGGTGTTGGTTGATGAGCTGGCAGCCCTGGGGTTTGGGCACGTGGAGGTGGGCACCGTAACGCCCCGGCCGCAGCCCGGCAACCCCACGCCTAGGTTGTTTCGCCTGCCTATCGATCAGGCCCTAATCAACCGCATGGGTTTCAACAATGCCGGCGCCGCCGCCGCGGCCGAGCGCCTGCGCAAGCGCAGCGCAAGCATCATCATCGGGGGCAACATTGGCAAGAACAAGGATACCGCCAACGAGGATGCTGCTGCCGACTACGTGGCCTGCGTGCAAGCCCTGCACGATACCGTTGACTACTTCGTGGTGAACGTGTCGTCGCCGAACACGCCGGGGCTGCGGCAGTTGCAGGAGCGCGAACCGCTGCTGGCTTTGCTGCGCGAGGTGCAGCGCGCCAACCACGCCCAACGCACCGCGCGCCCGCTGCTGCTCAAGATTGCGCCCGACCTCAGCAACGAGCAGCTCGACGACATCGTTGGCATTGTGCAGGAGGCGGGCCTGAGCGGCGTAGTGGCCACCAACACCACCGTTGCGCGCGGTGGCCTGCGCACGCCCGCCAGCGAAGTAGAGCACATGGGGGCGGGCGGCCTAAGCGGTGCCCCGCTGCGGGCCCGCAGCACCGAGGTAATCCGGTATCTGCACGAGCGCACGGGCGGCGCCCTGCCGATTATTGGGGTGGGCGGTATTTTTTCGGTGGCCGATGCGCAGGAGAAACTGGCGGCCGGCGCCGCGCTTGTGCAGCTCTACACGGGTTTTATTTACGAAGGCCCCGCCGTGGTGCAGCGCATGTGCCGCGAACTAGCTCGCACCGCTCTCGTAGAACAAGGATAA
- a CDS encoding porin family protein yields the protein MKKLLLLALLALGGAAAAQAQDIRLGLKAGVNYSNLAGDLTDENRYDSKIGPHAGLMVNIGLTDDNFLSVQPELLYSQKGFKYADNSYTDVFGNRIKETGKVNYNYLDVPILLKINADGITFEAGPQVGYLLSVSNNVKREVNGNVVNNSSNYDNLDNAQRTELGYAAGVGYQSDSGLLVGLRYNGGLSKYGKKDAAQNEFSNARNSTFMLSLGYFFGK from the coding sequence ATGAAAAAACTACTTCTGCTCGCCTTGTTGGCCCTAGGTGGCGCCGCTGCCGCCCAAGCCCAGGACATTCGCCTAGGTCTGAAGGCGGGTGTTAACTACTCCAACTTGGCCGGCGACCTGACCGACGAAAACCGCTACGACAGCAAAATTGGTCCGCACGCTGGCCTGATGGTAAACATCGGCCTCACCGACGACAACTTCCTGTCGGTACAGCCCGAACTGCTTTACTCGCAGAAGGGCTTCAAATACGCCGACAACTCCTACACCGACGTGTTCGGCAACCGCATCAAGGAAACCGGCAAGGTGAACTACAACTACCTCGACGTGCCGATTTTGCTGAAGATTAACGCCGACGGCATCACCTTCGAGGCCGGCCCGCAGGTGGGCTACTTGCTGAGCGTGAGCAACAACGTGAAGCGCGAGGTGAACGGCAACGTGGTGAATAACTCGAGCAACTACGACAACCTCGACAACGCGCAGCGCACCGAGTTGGGCTATGCCGCGGGCGTGGGCTACCAGTCCGATTCGGGCTTGCTCGTGGGCTTGCGCTACAACGGCGGCCTAAGCAAATACGGCAAGAAGGACGCCGCGCAAAACGAGTTCAGCAACGCGCGCAACTCCACGTTTATGTTGTCGTTGGGCTACTTCTTCGGCAAGTAG